The Puntigrus tetrazona isolate hp1 chromosome 9, ASM1883169v1, whole genome shotgun sequence genome includes the window TACTAAAAGTGCATCttgcactttttcttttatttagtattatttatcaGTTCAGAGCACCTTGCCATTgacaaataatttaacaattattgCAGTAAGACAACTGAAActtaataatcaaaaacaaatgtactataatttagcttttgattaatatataacaaaattattcaaCTTGTCTTCTGCCATACATAagtatttaaatgtcaaaataataatagcctgattaaaaattacatgatggtatattttaataatcatttttatttgaggtcagctaatgatttttatttattttattttattttatttttaaatttggtaCATAATATTCACATCACTACTGGGAGCCCAATATCTCCATTCAAATTAtgataattttacaatatttaatgctCATCGAGCAGAGCTTCATGATTTATCtatattatacagttttttgttttttttgtcgaACATCAGTTCTTACCTTACcaaattcatacttttttaaaatgggtTTAGGTAGGGCTGGACAATAATTTAATATCAGTATGTGTTTCGATATAATTATTTACGATAACAGTGGTatgatttttaaacacacatccaatatttttgtatacattACCAGTGTTTCccatacattgatttatttgttgcatttgatttcattgaagtgaagacattttcatttttatctgataaagcaaaagtttttgaacagtaagatttcttttttaatcttttgttcaccaaggctgtatttatttaatccaaagtacagcaaaaacagtaaaatataatttatcattttatttaggaAGTGTGCTTAAAAGGCAGTTTGATCGATGATAAAGGCAGTTAAATAGTGTTCATATCGATATCAAAATTATATAGActgaaattaagaaatatattgtgATATAAATTTTCACCATATCATCCAGCCCTAGGTTTTGGAGATTTTTGTAGTTTGGGGAACAgatacagtaataatatatagGTGAAAGAGTGTCTATGTGCTGAGATTTACCCgacttctgtgacgtgaggcggCTAGCAGGCAGTtggtttagccagtctgtctgcttccagACCTGGGCCCTAGTTATAGGTATTTCTAGATATTTCTAGACAGAAGAGTGGCACCACCCCAGGTCAGGTCTGCTCCAAAAACTCCTATGTTACCCACCCAGCACCACTTAAACATCCAGCCATTTAGTGTCGGCAGTCTGCTATGTATCTCACAAATAATTAGTGCCATAGTTAACAACAGTTTTACTGAaattacgtttagcattagcccaCACTTTTATATTGGCCAAGATGTCAGGTGCTCTGGCTCTCAGTCTTGAACTATGGTTATTTCTATTTTCGCGTTTTGTACTATAGAATTGCCAGTAACAATCATTGACttgattgcacagatactaGCTGTGCTGGATGATGACATCACTGAATTAATTGATGAATTACCTTTGAAAATTGACacaatttgttttgttaaaagagCTACATAAATAACGGTGACTCCACTATGACTCACCTTCATTGATTCCAACTCGTACAAGTTGGAGCGAGAGagggaaaagacagaaaagtgATGGTAAAGCACAAATGATAATTTAACAGGCTAGCAAAATGCTTATCTGCTGTTCTAGTGATGTCTTCTAGCTAGTGATGTCAAATGAATTTGATAGACAATatcacattatatatgtatatatatgtatataatcaCATGTGGCACAATGTCTcctacagcatttttttttttaatgtcttttgtgttatgttttattttttcctcttacaGCCACCTATGAACCTCCGCTGCTGACAGTAACTGCGTGTAATCAGTCTCTCTGTATATATCTCAGAGCACCTGCTGAGAACCTCCACCACGTCTACAATTCATTCAAGTCTTACTATAGATTGACAGTCAGCAGTGAAGATAGAGCAGAGGTGAGAGAAATAACTTGTCACggtttaatttggtttaaaCACCAGAGGTGTGATGTATACTTTAAACAATAAGAtcacataaaaagaaaatgtatttattcaaaaagattTATTCAAGCTCAGGGTATCTAAAGCCGCTTTTCCACTATTGGACCAAACAGTTTTAAGAATGGTAAAGAACAGATTATTGCAGCTGTGGCAACACAGTGTGGGGAGGCAGAAGGCAACAAGTGCAGAGCTGAAAAGGGGCAGGGCTACATAAGGTCATAATCAAAATGAGACTTTCAAAATCAGAGTTTTATTTGCAAAGtgtccacaaacacacagtctCCTACTGATCTACTGCAGTATCTCTTTACAGTAATGTTGTATTTGCGGTTCTTTGTGTTCACTTATAGTTTTACGTGGATACTGAAGGGTTAAATAATGTGACCCTCAAGGACCTGGCCCCTGGCCGAAGGTACTGTGTGAATGTCAGCATCACTGATCACAGCCCACCCAAcagaccagcagtatgtgcCTCCGCTCCCGAAAGATCAAATGTTTCAGgtacagtatttgttttttttacaaaatgtaatagaaTGCAACGATATTACAAAAATTCAATGGCTAATGCATCAGCTAATCATGTCTTTGACAGCAGTTTAAATTTCAGTAGCTCTAAACGTTGTTGGATTTGACGTATTGATAGTTTTCATGTGATGTCACACTCTTATAGGAACACCCCCCTGCAAAACAAAGCTGTTCTCCACTGACTGCCAGTTACTTTAACACAGTTTGCATGTAAAAgtagtaataaatgtaataaaatgcagatattaaaaagtgaaattcagtaaacaccttattgattatgtatattttgtgtaatgcaatgtgtttttgtggtttaatttaaaaaaaaaaaaattccactgaaatgtaaaaaaaaaaccttgttcCATTAactttagactttagaccaAGTTTGAGTTGGTCTTTGGCGCAGTATATTTtgatgtatattatattatatttttcgaTGTGCCTGAACAAACCTCTTTTTAGACCAGCGCCGTGCTGATAGGGCCCAGGGTCTCCAGCATCCGGCAGCTGGAGAGGCTGGGCCCTATCATACAACTGGCAAGTGTTAGtgcttctttctttgcataaacatttgtgagcagtgttataaaataaacccacacttAGGCCTTATAGCTTGTCAACAGCTTGTAACAATCCAAAAAACAAAGGGTAACTTAAAATTGCACCATATGAGACCTTTAAgtaaatatcaatatatcaagacactgtaaaaacacttaaaatgttttgtcgCGCTGTTTATCCATTAAAATACTGCCACAGGGGCTTACTGGAAATTGCCACTTGTGAAAgcactttaatttttattgtattgtagcACAGATCATCAAGTCAAGACCAAGCATTGGCATCAAGTGTGAAAGCATCTTTAGCTCAGCTTGACTATAAGAGCCATTTTCCTCAGATgcgtcctggccaggattttctaaaatatctaggttttggttttgtttgtgtgcagacCAATTGGTGTATGACATCAGttcctaatgtttttttaaaatgctctcaATGTACTTTATATCAAAGCAAAATCCTGGCAAGGATGTATCTGAAAAAATGGCACGTATGGTCAGTGTACATAAGCTAGAAAACTGGTAAAACTAGACATAACTGAAACACTGAACATGTGAACATTTTGTGAATTTGCCCCCAAATATGCTAAAATCCAgtgttgtatatttgttttagatGTCATTATCTCTGTTATCCTGTGTCTGCTGATGGTGCTGTTAGTGATGTGCACACCAAGATATGTTTATTGCCGTTTCTGTGTAAAAAGAGATCTTCCTCCAGCTCTGGTAAGTCATGATATGCAAGCGTCTAAGGTATCTAAACAGAGGCATGGTAAAACAAGTGTTAGTTTCACAAAAAACAACCATCTTAATTAAtgttttaggtttaaaaaaaattggatcAATGTACTCCACCCTCAGGTCATTCAAAATGTTACATATGTTCAGATAAAAAAGCTAActtaaataagaaatgtaaacaaataaatacatacatcacAATAATCAGTTATTTAACATGACTCCAGCCCATTAATTTACATCTTGGGAAGTGAAAggctgtgtttgtaagaaacaattCCATCatcttaatgtgtgtgtgtattatatggATTCTTAAGATTTGGTTCAGGAGCATATATCACACTGGTGGATCATAACCAGGTTATAAGTACtgctgcaaaatgcaaaaaagaaaaaaaaaaaagaaccaggagacaaaaaaaatgcaattaatggAAAACTACATTTAACTCAAACAGGCTGTTCATCAGCTGATCAAATGTTTAAGACCATAGCcttaaaaagtttaaatctgTACAAAAATACGGCTTTCATGTCATTGTCATCAGTAAATTATAAGTGTTACAGACTAAAGAACAAAGATAAAAAGTCTTTCTGTCGTTGAATGTTTTAGGATTGTTGAGGCGCACAAGCAAGTGCTCTCAGAACACTTCACAAACATCAGTTTCACAATTGAAGATTCTGAGAGTGATGGGCCAAAAATGTAAGCTGTAGAACAAAAAAGAATCAGGGGAACATGCAGGGTGATCCAAAAGATCATCAAGCTGTTGTTGTAAACTACAGTGTTTTCCTGTTGAAAGACCCAGTCATTAAGGCTCAGACAAAGTCCTCAGTCAAGAGGGATTGTAACTTTTTAAGGCTATGGCTTTAAACTTTAATCAGCctgtttgagtttaaatgcagttgttgtttttttttaataaattgcctattttctattatttttgtctcttggacctttttcttattttggcattttgaagcagtactTATATCCTGGTTATGATCCACCAgcttgaaatataaatacatgtaatgttTCCCTGGTcttaagattttgtttttttggtttttttccagAGTTCATTTCAGAGTACAGATAAAGTTATTCTCGTCACTGCTGATGAATCTATTAATGAGGTCCATGAGGAGAGCAGCGCCattgaaaagataaaaacaaacaaagaggaaaataaCCTGAAGGAAGAGACAGAGGAGGTTTTGAAACATGAGACACTAATGGCACACTATCTGAACACTCGAGGTTCCCTGCTCTCTGTTTTCCAACGTCATTTAGCTCTGTTTTGCTTATTAATCAAACTCCAGATACAAGCCTCGCACCTTCCACAGATGCTCAGAGTGGTAGTCTGATTGTGTTTGAAGGCAGTCAAATCCATACTGAACAAACAGCTTCGGCTAGGTTCCCTAAAGGAGTCAGCGCACTTCAgaatttcagttctgttttccCACACACATGGGCGATGAAGACCAAGAGAGCAGTACAGATGTTAACCTGTTTTCTGTGATGTTAGGCGGAGTTTCTGATAAAAACTGCAACACTGAGGATGTGCAGGTATCATGTCCTCAGCATCTGTTACAGACTTGTGCTACATCTACCTGGATTTGTGATTCACAGTCCCAAAACCCTCAAAAGTCCGTTCAAATTAACGTTTCAGAGGAAGAAGATGATGACGATTCAGGGTACTTAAGTCGAAATTAGATTCCTCAAGAAattgttgggtctggatgcccctttaCAGTTCTTTACCGCCGAAGTCActcttgttaaaataaagacacgACAATTTGTTCAATTTAAGAGCTTGCAAGTGGCGTCTTCAGTTGCAAGCGGGAGCAAAACGGTCCAGTCTGCCTTGGTTTGCATCTGAAAGCCCCACCAGAAAACCtcctttttattgtgaaaagatAAGAAAACACACCATGTTACAAAGTGGAGCAAGGTTGAGTTCTGAGATTAAGACTGTCTTCCCAAAACTTGCGAGAAAGCGGCCTTGGTACGCGATAAGCAGGAACTGAGTCCAAGATATGAGAGAACAAGCAATCCTTgaagatatgcacacacatcTGCTCTGGAAATTTCCATCATGCAGTCACTTAATGTCAACATTAAGTTAtagaaaatcatgtttcatCTAACAGAAATGAACAGTCTTTTACATCAGTTGAGACTGAGAATAGATATGGCAATCTTAAAGCACACACAAAGCATTCTGagatgtatacttttttttgtattttaagtgttattattattgtcttttcaATATGCATTTCAGTCTGATGGAGATCATGGCATACCAATATGTATTACTCTTATTTGTCTGGATAAGGAACAAGTGTTTATTGGCAGACACCATGGGCCAGGCAGGATTGGGTAGTGGAGAAGGGTGCAATtgcaaaactatttttcatCTAATGAATATTGAGAATAGTGAGTTACTTACtataaagaatataaatgtatataaatgtgctGAAATTTAATTTCCTAATAGTAAGAAATAAACCAGGGAGGTTTCTATTTCTAGTATTACTGTtacattctaatttaattttgcaaTGGGTCtctttattaaagcattaaGTACACAGTTTTGTacgtgtttaaaaatgttttctttcaaatcGAAATTTGTTCCTGTTTGAATTCACCTCATAGCTGGTTGGCTGGTTGGTTCTTCATAACACAGAAAGTTTAATATAACCTACACACAGGTGTGAGATATGAGGGTCTGTGGTTTAGCCATTGGAGAAAGCACAACGGTCAACATGGATCACATGTAACTCAATAACCGATCACATCACAGCCTTGATATCACCGAATCTCAGTCAGAGTTGTCCTATAGTTGATTGActgcatatttttattgctaaagTGCTTCACTAATCGAAACTTTTAATACTGAGTAGACAGCCACTATTAATCTTCAGtcgcaaaaaaaataaataaaaataaaataaatacatatatatacacacacacacaaacacacacacacacacacacacacacacacacacacacacacacacacacacacacatactggtttttgtggtttagcaAGACATTGAAGGCCAAACCAGTTGGATGGTGGTTTAAGGGACACCTCTTTCCCAATGTCCTACAGAGATGATAAAATTatcaaaaattttgttttactctgcagaacacaaatatCACTTTGGATTTTCTTTACAACCAATAAAATGGATAATATGACAATCTGATATTTTGGTGGTACACAAGGACTGCCACGCCCCTAAAATGTTCCCACCCtttcataattatgatttacaGGGTCTGACTGATTTATGAGGACACTCACTTTACAATACACCAAACATGTCAGTTCTCTGGATTACAAGGACCAGGGTGTTTTACTGGTACATGAccttacacaacacacacacgggtcacTATGCTGCATTACCAGGACTGAGGTGGTTAAAGAGTACCGGATCTTAAACACAATACACAACATTAGAGGGACCAATGCGTTTTAGAAGAACTTTAATAacttcaacaaataaacaaaaaccttaggCACCAACCACCAATGTGCTAATTACAATAGAACGGCATCAAAAGAGACACAGGATGTACTGTTAGGTTACTTACtttgcattttcctttttaggCTAATTCCTCGATTTCTAACAAAATCCCGTATGTTCTGAGCACTACGCCTTGCCAAAACAGGATCTTCAGCAGTCTTACACTGCTGGCATTCAGTTCATGTGGCCAGTTTACCTTTATTTACATGGGACTTAAAAGGTTTCATTACAGCTGTAATTTCAACATTTGACCATGCCACTTTTTGCCCTCTTCGTGGTTTTTCAGTTTCTGGCTCGCTTTCATTTTCTGTACAGAAgaacacatatatttaattagacatttGTAACATTGATTGAGACATAAATGCGTTcatgaaatactgatttaaaacatgcatagaaattatatgtacatttcataatcttgctgatattttatctgttacatacaaaataacaatttttacaatattttaagatttcaatatttcaaatcagtatttcattatttaagtgTCATCCAGGATAATGTTGATGACTTTTCTTGCATTGCATTACATGCACGCTCATTCCAGTATATCAGGTTGTGTATGTTAACACTCGTGTTATGAGGACCATCACAAAAGAACATGGTCTTGATGTCACATTTTATCTATGTTCTTACGATGGTCCTCATAATACACGTGTAAACATGGTCTTGGTGtcacattttgtgtatgtttacacCTGTATTAAGAGGACCCAGTTTTATTAGGACATCACAAAAGAATATGGTCTTGGTGtcacattttgtgtatgttCTTCTGATGGTCCTCATAAAACTGGGTCCTCATAATACAGGTGTAAACACAACCTGACATACTGGAATGAACATGCTTGTAATGTAATGGTTAAGAAGTCACTAACATTAACTTGGGTAACAACTAGGGCTGCACAATAAATCACATGGGATTGTGATGTGCATCTCGTCAGCATCGATTATGAATGTGATATTGTGTAGCTTGTCAGCGatctatggctctgtgtattaaatggCACTATATCTGAAAGCACATGAAGAAGAttaacaaccaatcacagaaccagctttactgacaaaatgcatattaccatTGCATCTGACTAATCATTCAGCCctagtaataaatgacatttaatctttactataatacaataaatcagAATTGACAGTCTAGAGGTTTCAGTACCGTGCATCGCCATGGCCAGTCAGAAGCAGTTCTCTCTTCACCAGGACAGATGCTCTTTGAGTGAGGTTTTCCATCCACAGAGATAGTTCTCATCCTGCTGTTTGGGTTCATATGGTCATCGTTTACCATCATCCCGGGCTGCGTCAATGCTAAACAAATGACAGACAACATCAGTCCTGAAAACGTCATCATATGCTTTGTAATCAGCAATCATTTAACAGTCATCACTAAGCTTTGAAAACACATAACTGatcattttagcaaaatatgcaCTTAGACCACAGACATGTccactaccattttttttaaattatataatttaattatcaataaaCATGTACATCAACAACTTTTACATACCAGAGAAGCTTTCCATTATAGCGAAACTCAAAGATATAAACTTTAAGTGCATCATGATATATCCTTTGCCTCCGTTCACATTCTTCTTTATCTATGAGGTCCCCTCTATATTCCAGCAGGAAATCTCCTTTCTCAAACACACCTCTCcctaaacaacaacagcagtgAGAACAACATATAATGAACCTGAGACAACTTTATTACACTAGGCATAGTCACTAGCTCACTatagttcacacacacaaaattctgtcatcccTTACTAGCCATCAAATGGTtagtaatatctttttttgtgccCACCACATGGTAGAAACTTAcacaaatttgagaaaaaaaaattgagggtGACTAGATGACAAAATCTTaacttttgtgtgaactatacctttaacttggttcaatcaaaacatttaacttgCCTTTAAAATCATTGATGAATCTTCCTTCAAGACCAGATTGGTCTTTCTGTAGTAGTGAAAACTGTATGGCCTCATCAACTGGCTTCAgttttctccttctccttttcACTTCAGCCATCATTTGATGtgtctgctttaataaaaataaagatttgacaATCTATTCCATAAAgcactaaacaaataaagataattttacaaactatagcaatattaaacattacagGCATGTCAGGACACTGTACTCAGTGGAAGCCCCTCCCCTTCACAGACTGTAGTCATGACAACACATTATTATGATGGCCAGTCTATGTTCtattacagttacagtaaaaatgaaaagcagttaAAATTATAGACGGACAGTTAGTGTAAATTCGTTAGCGCTGTTAGCATCATGCGCTAGCCGCTTTCTAACTAACGAGCCGCTTCTTAAACCAAGCCGCAAAGATCCCACGAAACACTCACAAACTGAGCTACAAACTCTCAGAGAAACGGTTTAACAGCAGCATAACTTACCTTTCATATAATGGTCGTCTCAAACAGGTTCACATCACAGGTGTCTTCTCTAGGTGCAGAGATTCCGTCAGGATCAAACAGGAAGTTACAAAACGTCACGCTAGCTCTGATTGACGCACGTGAACGGGTTGTAttgatattactattattgctattaacaataataatatgtatttacataaccATATATAAGCCTTggtgttaaatttacagttaggattaatgttatattaatagcaTTACAGCTATGCTTACAGCTTGCAAGTCACtcatatactttataatgaTAACTTTAAGGAATACGTGCAGGATCCCTATGAATGTATATTCTCACACAGtcgataaatgataaaaataatatttaaacaattattaaactgCAACTCACTTCTTCAAAGTTAAAAATTTCGGCAAATTGTAACCACGCCCACCGGCGCCATCTTGTTTTCGCGATTAGCCAATCAGCGCCCTCCAAACTTACACAAgcgtaaaatatgcaaattttcaAGACGTAGTTGTAGTACCGCGTCCGGGCTGCAGGGCGCACTCACGAGCTCAGAGGATACACTGTGTATAGTAAAATTTCATGGTTTTGTGGTATATTAGGACATAGCGCGAAAAATTTGAGAGGAAACTCTGGGACATAGAGAAAGGCATATACACTGTCGGAATTATAAGGACATGGTCCCTGTCCTCATAAACCCAAATGTCCTTGTAATGCTGGTACGTATTCAGGTCAAAAGTCCttgtaaaccacaaaaaccaacacacacacacacacacacacacacacacacacacacacacacacacacacacactccactatGCTGGGCCTTAGGTAGATTTCTTGGAGAtgttcttgaagacttcttgatGATTACAGCAATGCAATCTCCTGGTCTTGGTAAATGCATTTCCAACACAACATAAGGTTAATACTTGATTCGGGAGGAcagcttctttctttttttaaattaatatctaTTAACGATTTATCTATTGCACTCTGTTTATGTGGATAACTGAATTTGTAAATCAGATGATAAAATGGTAATTTTGTTTGGGAAAAACATTAAGTAATAATGAACATGTATGAGTATGGTGGGTTCAATTTCCTTGATTTCTCTTCTTTCAAGAacactttcaaaaacaattgGACTAGGTAGTTTTTGTGTAATCCAAACTCAATCTGGACTTTTATCCACAATTACTTCTTTTCAGTGGTCTTTAGATGGTCTGCCTTTCCTATTGAGCTGTAATATCTGATCTGAATACAATCTAAATTTCATAAACAGGAATTACTTGCATGAAAATTAATCTTTAAGCACACTTTCTCTGCACTGGTACTTCATTTGGAACAATCAAGACATTCTATATAagagaaaatcattttttttttcagtgattgGTACCTCAAAGAATTCTCCATTgtcattatatatcattatatatatatatatatatatatatatatatatatatatatatacacatatacatacatatatatatatatatatacatatacatatatatatatatatatatatatatatatatatatatatatatatatatatatatatatatatttatttatttatttttggcatattttatttaaattttatttgacttaGCTTTGAACACTGCGCATTTCGAGCAGTGTTGTGAAAAATCTTGAAGTCAGCCATCCCTATCTAAAACCAGCAAGATATAAAACAAGTTATCATCAGAAAGCATAAGCTATTCTGCTACTTCAAGGTTTGTTTCTGCATTGCACAAATGCTTGCTCTGAAATAATAATCACAGTGCCAATACACTAGGcatcaaatgaaaaacagcatttattaaaaagtcattttattttataatattttatttcttttgcctTTTTCACAgaatagctaaaaataaatgatcaataatCATTGATTATAAGAACAGTACTACTACAGTCTCATTTTAGCAAGCAAAGGCTCTGTTCTGTTGTCATAATCTTTTCAGATTTCTCCTCACTGCTCTGTTTTATGTTGGCTCCTATGCAACACTCGTTCTTATGTGTCTGAATCCTTATTGGTCCTTCTATCTGCTGACTGTCCAGACAACTGTTTGGCTCCTTGTGCAATATCCTCAGCTCACAAAAGTACTCCTTCACCGTGCTCTCCTGAATGGTTGAAAGTATCGAAGACTTGGAACGTTGTGACAAAAACTTTAAGAGAATAGGCAGAGAAAGTGAGTAACAGAAAGCAGTTCATTATTCTTTGCCTCTCTTATTCTTTCTTTACCCTTTTTAGGTCCTCTGGCAGTTCAGCATC containing:
- the LOC122351663 gene encoding LOW QUALITY PROTEIN: interferon alpha/beta receptor 2-like (The sequence of the model RefSeq protein was modified relative to this genomic sequence to represent the inferred CDS: inserted 1 base in 1 codon; deleted 2 bases in 1 codon), encoding MYVIPRILTTIALFHTGLCMEIPAPVHLVLSSQYFVHLLSWKMGPGSPDGVHYTVGVHALKYWGDLVVKECEKVTFPLQCNLTEAFSDMEDTYYVHVTAALGNLTSTPSFCNPFKPIYNTTYEPPLLTVTACNQSLCIYLRAPAENLHHVYNSFKSYYRLTVSSEDRAEFYVDTEGLNNVTLKDLAPGRRYCVNVSITDHSPPNRPAVCASAPERSNVSDVIISVILCLLMVLLVMCTPRYVYCRFCVKRDLPPALSSFQSTDKVILVTADESINEVHEESSAIEKIKTNKEENNLKEETEEVLKHETLMAHYLNTRGSLLSXFPTSFSSVLLINQTPDTSLAPSTDAQSGSLIVFEGSQIHTEQTASARFPKGVSALQNFSSVFTHMGDEDQESSTDVNLFSVMLGGVSDKNCNTEDVQVSCPQHLLQTCATSTWICDSQSQNPQKSVQINVSEEEDDDDSGYLSRN